A genome region from Neptunomonas japonica JAMM 1380 includes the following:
- a CDS encoding aspartate kinase: MALFVQKYGGTSVGSVERIEAVADKLQRFREQGHDLVVAVSAMSGETNRLVGLASSIQDAPSLREMDVLLSTGEQVTIALLCMALEKRGIAARSYTGSQVRILTDSSHTKARIQDIDVERIQADIAAGCVVVVAGFQGADAQGNITTLGRGGSDTTGVALAAALKADECQIYTDVDGVYTTDPRVVEGAQRLEKITFEEMLEMASLGSKILQIRSVEFAGKYKVPLRVLSSFEDGPGTLITIEEDDTVEKPVISGIAFNRDEAKLTVLGVPDIPGVASKILGPISRANIEVDMIVQNIAADQTTDFTFTVHRNDYSKAEEILRQVASDLSAREVVGNNKIAKVSIVGVGMRSHAGVATKMFDSLASENINIQMISTSEIKVSVVIAEKYLELAVRGLHSAFELDKVDTVSE; this comes from the coding sequence ATGGCTCTATTTGTACAGAAATATGGTGGGACTTCGGTTGGTTCTGTTGAACGAATCGAAGCGGTTGCAGATAAGCTGCAGCGCTTTCGTGAGCAAGGGCATGATTTAGTAGTAGCTGTATCAGCAATGAGCGGTGAGACAAATCGATTGGTAGGTTTGGCTAGCAGTATTCAAGACGCACCAAGCCTGCGAGAGATGGATGTGCTCTTGTCTACCGGTGAGCAGGTAACGATTGCGTTGCTGTGCATGGCGTTGGAAAAACGTGGTATAGCTGCACGCTCTTATACGGGTAGTCAGGTTCGTATTCTTACGGATAGCTCGCATACCAAAGCACGTATTCAAGATATAGACGTTGAGCGAATTCAAGCGGATATAGCGGCAGGGTGTGTCGTAGTTGTTGCTGGGTTTCAAGGAGCAGATGCTCAAGGCAATATAACAACGTTAGGCCGTGGCGGTTCTGATACTACGGGTGTGGCTTTAGCTGCCGCCTTAAAGGCTGATGAGTGCCAAATATATACGGATGTAGATGGTGTTTATACAACAGATCCGAGGGTTGTTGAGGGCGCCCAGCGTCTTGAAAAAATAACCTTTGAAGAAATGCTAGAGATGGCAAGTCTTGGATCTAAAATATTACAAATTCGTTCGGTCGAATTTGCCGGTAAGTACAAAGTACCTTTGCGTGTGCTGTCTAGTTTTGAAGATGGACCGGGTACTCTGATTACTATAGAGGAAGATGATACAGTGGAAAAGCCAGTTATTTCAGGAATTGCATTCAACCGTGACGAAGCAAAACTTACTGTATTAGGTGTGCCTGATATACCGGGTGTGGCTTCAAAGATATTAGGGCCGATCAGTCGTGCTAATATCGAAGTTGATATGATTGTTCAGAATATCGCAGCAGATCAGACCACAGACTTTACTTTTACTGTACATCGTAATGATTACAGTAAAGCTGAAGAGATACTTCGCCAAGTCGCTAGTGATCTTTCAGCAAGGGAAGTGGTGGGGAACAATAAAATCGCTAAGGTGTCTATTGTTGGTGTTGGTATGCGTTCTCATGCAGGCGTGGCAACTAAGATGTTTGATTCTTTGGCCAGTGAAAATATCAATATTCAAATGATATCTACGTCAGAAATTAAGGTTTCTGTTGTAATCGCAGAGAAGTACCTTGAGTTAGCTGTCCGTGGATTACATTCGGCATTTGAACTGGATAAAGTCGATACTGTCAGTGAATGA
- the csrA gene encoding carbon storage regulator CsrA, whose amino-acid sequence MLILTRRVGETLMVGDEVTVTVLGVKGNQVRIGVNAPKDVAVHREEIYDRIQREKDGETDSTETQD is encoded by the coding sequence ATGCTAATTTTAACTCGCCGTGTAGGTGAAACCTTAATGGTAGGTGACGAAGTCACCGTGACTGTACTAGGTGTAAAGGGTAATCAGGTACGCATTGGGGTTAATGCGCCTAAAGACGTAGCAGTACATCGTGAAGAGATTTACGACCGTATTCAGCGTGAAAAAGACGGTGAAACCGACAGTACTGAAACACAAGATTAA